From Cecembia calidifontis, one genomic window encodes:
- a CDS encoding virulence RhuM family protein, producing the protein MENSLTPNQSEFLLYVSQSGDIKVDVLLHDETVWLTQKGMQELFEKAKSTISEHIKNVFEEGELDEKVVVRDFRTTSPHGAIEGKTQENTVKYYNLDVIISVGYRVKSQRGTQFRIWATKVLREYIIKGFAMDDQRLKQGSALFGKDYFDELLERIREIRASERRFYQKITDIYAQCSIDYDPKAEITQTFYKTVQNKLHWAITGHTAAEIIKERANAAKPYMGLTTWKNAPQGKILKTDVSVAKNYLNEKEIRDLNRIVTMYLDFAELQAERQVPMKMTDWVARLDAFLQFNEYNILKDAGKISATIAKQLAEKEYNKFRLVQDKNFESDFDKEVKRITKKGKDKQ; encoded by the coding sequence ATGGAAAACAGTCTTACACCAAATCAAAGTGAATTTTTGCTCTATGTCTCCCAAAGTGGAGATATAAAGGTAGATGTATTGCTACATGATGAAACCGTATGGCTCACCCAAAAAGGTATGCAGGAGTTGTTTGAAAAAGCAAAATCCACCATATCAGAGCATATCAAAAATGTATTTGAAGAAGGTGAATTGGATGAAAAAGTGGTTGTTCGGGATTTCCGAACTACCAGTCCTCATGGAGCCATAGAGGGTAAAACTCAGGAAAATACGGTTAAGTATTACAATCTGGACGTCATTATTTCAGTTGGCTATCGGGTCAAATCGCAACGAGGTACGCAATTCCGTATCTGGGCTACTAAAGTATTGCGGGAATACATAATCAAAGGCTTTGCAATGGACGACCAACGCCTAAAGCAAGGTTCTGCACTCTTTGGCAAAGACTACTTTGATGAATTACTGGAACGTATCAGAGAGATACGAGCCAGCGAAAGAAGGTTCTACCAGAAAATAACTGACATATATGCTCAATGTAGCATAGACTATGATCCCAAAGCTGAGATAACACAGACTTTTTACAAAACTGTACAAAACAAACTCCATTGGGCTATTACTGGCCATACAGCAGCCGAAATTATCAAGGAAAGAGCCAATGCAGCAAAACCTTATATGGGTTTAACTACATGGAAAAATGCGCCTCAAGGTAAAATCCTGAAAACAGATGTATCGGTAGCCAAAAACTACCTGAATGAAAAGGAGATCCGGGACTTAAACCGTATTGTAACCATGTACCTGGACTTTGCTGAGCTACAAGCTGAAAGGCAAGTCCCCATGAAAATGACAGATTGGGTAGCTCGTTTAGATGCATTCCTTCAGTTTAATGAGTACAATATATTGAAAGACGCAGGTAAAATTTCAGCTACCATTGCCAAGCAATTAGCTGAAAAGGAATATAACAAATTCAGGTTAGTTCAGGACAAGAATTTTGAATCCGACTTTGATAAGGAAGTAAAGCGAATCACTAAAAAGGGAAAAGATAAACAATGA
- a CDS encoding DEAD/DEAH box helicase family protein: MKELDLQDKYLINFLCERPDGLRYKEAKANTVSPQFFIIEDLKHFISETELNKSNYKKLLKKFPSEKDLLNAFTLFLDEKIKSSMNMAVFINTNKSVTFEGVKLHLFYPSGSEFEEDKLFEQNIFSVVQELPYSFKYEGKQYFSFRPDLSFFLNGIFLGYSELKSNWNNQTSMKNGRMKVVKDYLSAVQEYLTIADKNDLSQTIRKDFLKIFEKAIHITSTDIAETYVIRNISNHFDEIKNTVLNGSYDFEQYEKKVLKDFKPYPLKNREGSKTERFEEVFKALYDKKMVEKEILYYNFIERELIKKEGSKTKEYKHNDGRLISPRPKQKFGTDKILAKINEFLEHEDEPDYFIKKLETELRAKGIGEGQVKELVAKRQKYQNNKTVYSLLMQYAAGFGKSNIIGWTALQLKDLRKEGGYVYDKVMLVVDRLQLRDQLDSKLHNMNIQKGMFIEATDKKSFITALSSDKRIVVVNLQKFTSVDNILDASVVKKLSKMRIAFLIDEIHRSNSGVQHEEMISIFDELQSSFDQSKEYQRQQTKKNLIVGFTATPSDHTLARFGEFNKYAEAEKIWIPFDSYTMREAIEDGYILNPIKGIVPVSAKMYFEIPDNELEGFEGDLGYGFEEIPDDTDTGIDEYGKKYAIRKKKIYLNTQRIEAISKFIVERLVSSVYHNIRGTAKAMLAVSSIPAAIKYKGFIEKYFAEIVKEKKYERFEEAPIYIVYSDSQEHRSASGLNGGLSEEKVLQNFAIKKNGLIIVVDKLQTGFDEPKLHTLFLDKEIRGINAIQTISRVNRTTKYKNDCKIIDFSYKNVNVKNIKAAFEHFSNVVVSDFDPLGDEEKLADLYKELNTHSVFKTHFPKFKEYHTTNPDVSIIVALEDALDEYIRNQKDESKKLKEKVLGYFKILNLIEFVIDLDPKYSEKLLLDFWRKYNMLYNQINKQDEIIDDVEIYFDNRIGIVAPKEPKDKGNKPKNPSPTNPGQPNKYKYNILKVIEKRNQEEEAIAELIADFEKKITSLFEFIKQDETGQRLIAKINDDGSAFSQDEIYSDFTKLYRKFTIKNKDLGDFFIRETKDNMNQICDDFERTLYKPSTTDPILGMAAEPESDYEKNKH; the protein is encoded by the coding sequence ATGAAAGAGTTAGACTTACAAGATAAATACCTCATTAACTTCCTTTGCGAGCGGCCTGATGGCCTTCGCTACAAGGAAGCCAAGGCAAACACCGTTTCACCTCAATTCTTCATTATTGAGGATTTGAAGCATTTCATTTCGGAAACCGAACTGAATAAGAGCAACTACAAAAAATTACTAAAGAAGTTCCCTAGTGAAAAAGACCTACTAAACGCTTTTACTCTGTTCTTGGACGAGAAGATAAAATCATCCATGAACATGGCTGTTTTCATCAATACCAACAAGTCAGTAACCTTTGAGGGTGTCAAGCTGCATTTGTTCTATCCAAGCGGTAGCGAGTTTGAGGAAGACAAGTTGTTTGAGCAGAATATCTTTTCGGTAGTTCAGGAGCTTCCGTATTCTTTCAAGTATGAAGGCAAGCAGTATTTCTCTTTCCGTCCTGATTTGTCCTTTTTCCTCAATGGCATCTTCTTAGGATATAGCGAACTAAAAAGCAATTGGAACAACCAGACTTCCATGAAGAACGGACGAATGAAAGTAGTGAAAGACTACCTCAGTGCAGTTCAGGAATACCTCACCATTGCCGATAAAAACGACCTGTCTCAAACCATCCGAAAAGACTTTCTCAAAATCTTTGAAAAGGCCATTCATATCACTTCCACGGATATTGCCGAAACCTATGTCATCCGCAATATTTCAAACCACTTTGATGAAATCAAAAACACGGTATTGAATGGCAGCTATGATTTTGAACAGTACGAAAAGAAAGTGTTGAAGGATTTTAAGCCTTACCCACTCAAAAACCGTGAAGGTTCTAAAACAGAACGCTTTGAAGAGGTTTTCAAAGCCCTGTACGATAAGAAGATGGTAGAGAAAGAAATCCTCTACTACAACTTCATAGAACGGGAACTGATAAAGAAAGAAGGCAGCAAGACCAAAGAGTACAAGCACAATGATGGTAGGCTGATAAGTCCAAGACCAAAGCAGAAATTCGGTACAGATAAAATCCTTGCCAAAATCAATGAGTTTCTGGAGCATGAAGATGAACCGGACTACTTCATCAAAAAACTGGAAACAGAATTAAGAGCCAAAGGCATAGGCGAAGGACAGGTAAAAGAACTGGTTGCCAAACGCCAGAAATACCAAAACAATAAAACCGTGTATTCCCTCCTGATGCAGTACGCAGCAGGATTCGGGAAAAGTAACATCATTGGCTGGACAGCACTCCAACTCAAAGACCTTCGCAAAGAGGGTGGGTATGTCTATGACAAAGTGATGTTGGTAGTGGACAGGTTGCAGCTTCGTGACCAGTTGGATTCCAAACTGCACAACATGAATATTCAAAAGGGAATGTTCATTGAAGCCACCGACAAGAAAAGTTTCATCACTGCCCTCAGCAGCGATAAACGCATAGTAGTTGTCAACCTGCAAAAGTTCACCTCGGTAGATAATATTCTGGATGCTTCAGTAGTAAAGAAGCTATCCAAAATGAGAATTGCATTTCTGATTGATGAAATCCACAGAAGCAACAGTGGTGTGCAACATGAAGAAATGATAAGCATATTTGACGAGCTACAAAGCAGCTTCGATCAAAGTAAGGAATATCAACGACAGCAAACCAAAAAGAACCTCATCGTTGGATTTACAGCAACTCCAAGTGACCACACTTTAGCCCGATTCGGAGAGTTCAATAAATATGCGGAAGCAGAAAAAATCTGGATTCCATTCGATAGTTACACCATGCGGGAAGCTATTGAAGACGGCTATATCCTGAACCCTATAAAAGGGATTGTGCCTGTTTCGGCAAAGATGTATTTCGAGATACCAGACAATGAATTAGAAGGCTTTGAAGGGGATTTGGGTTACGGTTTTGAGGAAATACCGGATGATACAGATACGGGCATAGATGAATATGGAAAGAAATATGCTATACGTAAAAAGAAAATTTACCTCAATACACAGCGTATTGAAGCCATATCCAAGTTCATTGTAGAACGATTGGTAAGCTCTGTATATCACAACATCAGAGGTACAGCCAAAGCAATGCTTGCTGTTTCTTCCATTCCTGCAGCAATTAAGTACAAAGGCTTTATTGAAAAGTACTTTGCTGAAATTGTAAAGGAGAAGAAATACGAACGCTTTGAGGAAGCTCCAATCTACATTGTTTATTCAGACAGTCAGGAACACAGAAGCGCAAGCGGCTTGAATGGTGGTTTGAGTGAAGAAAAAGTCCTTCAAAACTTCGCAATCAAAAAGAATGGGTTGATTATCGTGGTGGATAAGCTGCAAACAGGGTTTGACGAACCCAAATTGCATACCCTCTTTTTAGATAAGGAAATCAGGGGCATCAATGCTATTCAAACCATATCAAGGGTAAACAGAACCACCAAGTATAAGAACGACTGTAAGATCATTGATTTCTCTTACAAGAATGTCAATGTAAAGAACATCAAAGCAGCCTTTGAGCATTTCAGCAATGTAGTGGTATCTGATTTTGACCCCTTGGGTGATGAAGAAAAGTTGGCAGACTTGTACAAGGAATTGAATACGCATTCCGTATTTAAAACTCATTTTCCAAAGTTCAAAGAATACCACACCACAAACCCTGATGTTTCGATTATTGTAGCTCTTGAAGATGCACTGGACGAATACATCCGTAATCAAAAAGACGAATCCAAAAAGCTCAAAGAAAAGGTATTGGGTTATTTCAAAATCCTCAATCTCATTGAGTTTGTCATCGACTTAGACCCTAAGTATAGCGAGAAGTTATTGCTGGACTTTTGGCGTAAATACAACATGCTTTATAATCAAATCAACAAGCAGGATGAGATTATTGATGATGTTGAAATCTATTTCGATAACCGCATTGGTATCGTTGCACCCAAAGAGCCAAAGGATAAAGGCAACAAGCCCAAGAATCCAAGCCCTACTAATCCGGGTCAGCCCAACAAGTACAAATACAACATTCTTAAAGTCATTGAAAAACGCAATCAGGAAGAAGAAGCCATTGCCGAACTAATCGCAGACTTTGAGAAGAAAATAACCTCCCTGTTTGAGTTTATTAAGCAGGATGAAACAGGTCAGCGTTTAATTGCCAAAATCAATGATGATGGCTCTGCCTTTTCGCAGGATGAAATCTATTCAGACTTCACAAAACTGTACCGCAAGTTCACCATTAAGAACAAAGACCTGGGCGATTTCTTCATTCGTGAAACGAAAGACAACATGAATCAAATATGTGATGATTTCGAGCGAACGCTGTATAAGCCTTCGACCACCGACCCAATCTTGGGAATGGCAGCAGAACCGGAATCAGATTATGAAAAAAATAAGCATTAA
- a CDS encoding restriction endonuclease subunit S produces the protein MKRFKSFASTTKGKNLETSDFPFDNALPLLSLEYLRNENVKFDTYAYSLDKTLLASEKDLIIVWDGAAVGEILKAKKGFISSTIAKINFTKSVNSRFFYFLKDSLDYTLKSIPTGMGIPHLNPTILSNYPCPIPPLQEQIRIAEFLENKVGLIEKIITNIQTQITTLKELRKTLINDVVTGKIKVSHE, from the coding sequence GTGAAGCGGTTTAAAAGCTTTGCTTCTACAACCAAGGGGAAAAATCTCGAAACATCGGATTTCCCTTTTGATAATGCTTTGCCGCTATTGAGTTTGGAGTATTTGAGGAATGAGAATGTAAAGTTTGATACATACGCTTATAGTCTCGATAAGACCTTGTTAGCATCTGAGAAAGATTTAATAATAGTTTGGGATGGTGCGGCAGTCGGTGAGATTTTAAAGGCGAAAAAAGGATTTATTTCAAGCACAATAGCCAAAATCAATTTCACTAAATCTGTCAATTCAAGATTCTTTTATTTTCTGAAAGATTCATTAGACTACACTTTGAAAAGCATACCTACAGGAATGGGAATACCTCATTTGAACCCAACAATATTGAGCAACTACCCTTGCCCAATTCCCCCATTGCAGGAGCAAATAAGGATCGCTGAGTTTTTGGAGAACAAAGTTGGGTTGATTGAAAAAATTATTACAAACATTCAAACCCAGATAACCACCCTCAAGGAGCTTCGCAAAACGCTCATCAATGATGTGGTAACGGGCAAAATCAAGGTAAGCCATGAGTAA
- a CDS encoding Abi family protein, with translation MKKRTYDKKPLSFAAQLQQLKDRNLTVTDDASALHYLAQISYYRLSAYFLPYQAIKDRFDDGTTFDQIVNTYSFDRELRLLVFDCIERIEVAIRTQFIYCMAMHYNDSHWQDNQKLFVKPFYNKVGYQIDPYSDFQAIISRAKTARRPEVFIKHYIDNYHSPSNPPSWMCFELLTIGELSNLYRGLGNKDDKKRIAAQFDVHETVFTSWLHSLTYVRNICAHHSRLWNKDLSVEPAQLLKPVGPWITERYSRNNKRTFYLLCVLKYFLARVNPPNSLKEKLEELFKKYPSVPIKYLGIPADKEGKLLDWTQEALWQ, from the coding sequence ATGAAAAAGAGAACTTATGATAAAAAGCCCCTGTCTTTTGCTGCTCAGTTGCAGCAACTGAAAGACCGAAATCTCACCGTAACGGATGATGCTTCGGCACTTCATTACTTAGCACAAATCAGCTACTATCGTTTAAGCGCTTATTTTTTACCCTATCAAGCGATAAAAGACCGTTTTGATGACGGCACTACCTTTGACCAAATCGTAAATACCTATTCTTTCGATAGAGAACTCCGCTTATTGGTATTTGACTGCATCGAACGGATTGAGGTAGCTATCCGAACACAGTTTATCTATTGCATGGCAATGCATTACAATGATAGCCACTGGCAGGACAACCAAAAATTGTTCGTGAAACCATTCTATAATAAGGTAGGCTATCAAATTGACCCCTATTCAGACTTTCAGGCTATTATTTCAAGAGCTAAAACAGCCCGGAGACCAGAGGTTTTCATTAAACATTATATCGACAATTATCACAGTCCGTCTAATCCGCCTTCGTGGATGTGTTTTGAGTTACTCACCATAGGCGAACTGTCAAATCTTTATCGCGGGTTAGGTAACAAAGACGATAAAAAACGTATTGCCGCACAATTTGATGTGCACGAAACGGTATTTACCTCCTGGCTGCACTCACTTACTTATGTGCGAAATATTTGTGCCCATCATTCCCGATTGTGGAACAAAGACCTGTCCGTAGAACCGGCCCAACTGCTCAAGCCAGTTGGGCCTTGGATCACTGAGCGCTACTCCCGTAATAACAAGCGAACTTTTTATTTGCTCTGTGTACTAAAGTATTTTTTGGCAAGAGTAAACCCGCCAAACAGTCTGAAAGAAAAGCTGGAGGAATTATTCAAAAAGTACCCAAGCGTTCCTATTAAATATCTCGGCATACCAGCCGATAAAGAAGGTAAACTTCTGGACTGGACGCAAGAGGCCTTGTGGCAATAA
- a CDS encoding Piwi domain-containing protein: MPKHCFNILTFNHPQDELTFYFTDKEQDGLTRVYHTLVPTEVIEKYGEQEHYYTSFEQEIPDFLPVSKPTSLTFQTIINDEGEEKSVPVANSAFSSSILKRYYNSLIHNNFKGKGCLVKPNFVSDTEVWLQSNAQDAEGIYKTFDRFSLKVQFKTVSSSLELLVTFEGKSKIFRIPVSELFEEVPVKAFNWVVYEKGLFRFDELPDAGKREYEKVYPVWNFEIRDALHQETGAPDKSNKYKKFKAAIDKFYARHLNTQEFKSIIPISSNDFIPVEKARIGSVEKNSNRLLFGRQQSHKIPMYGIRDYGPFDLSPSSKIHFFFIIHEEDKPVATTIHKYFNGNLSGFKGLSRFIHTPYHPDKEQAIVFKDRENPWPEIYEEITNRDFDSDIQYLAIYISPISKSVPDKSRRLVYYKLKELLIKKGVSSQVIDPDKVLTNDKYHFSLPNIAIAILAKLNGTPWRLDTKLKNELIVGVGAFKHTEVDIQYIGSAFSFSNTGKFNRFECFQKDQTKELAGSILRAVKDYVSVNSEISRLIIHFYKEMNKDEVEPIEKGLKDLKLKIPVFIVAINKTESSDIVAFDMGWKDLMPVSGTFIKLSYNRFLLFNNTRYPDSEFNSHDGYSFPVKLKISCSNPELVDDYKTVKELIDQVYQFSRMYWKSVRQQNLPVTIKYPEMVAEMLPYFEGNEIPDYGKDNLWFL; this comes from the coding sequence ATGCCAAAACACTGTTTCAACATACTAACTTTCAATCATCCACAGGATGAACTTACTTTTTATTTCACCGATAAAGAGCAAGACGGTCTCACACGGGTTTATCATACACTGGTTCCCACGGAAGTAATTGAAAAGTATGGAGAACAGGAACACTATTACACTTCGTTTGAACAGGAAATACCAGACTTCCTGCCGGTAAGCAAACCAACCTCACTAACATTTCAAACCATAATCAATGATGAAGGTGAGGAAAAATCTGTTCCGGTTGCTAATTCAGCGTTTTCTTCATCTATTCTAAAGCGTTACTACAATTCACTTATTCATAACAATTTCAAAGGCAAGGGCTGTTTGGTTAAACCAAACTTTGTCAGTGATACCGAAGTGTGGCTGCAAAGCAACGCTCAGGATGCTGAAGGGATTTATAAGACCTTTGACCGCTTTTCATTAAAAGTACAATTCAAAACGGTGTCAAGTAGTCTTGAACTCTTGGTAACATTTGAAGGCAAATCAAAAATATTTAGAATTCCTGTTTCGGAACTGTTTGAAGAAGTACCAGTCAAAGCTTTTAATTGGGTCGTTTATGAAAAAGGGCTTTTTAGATTTGATGAACTACCGGATGCGGGTAAAAGAGAATACGAAAAGGTTTATCCTGTCTGGAATTTTGAAATCCGTGATGCGCTTCATCAGGAAACCGGAGCACCAGACAAATCCAACAAGTATAAGAAGTTCAAAGCGGCAATTGATAAATTTTACGCCAGGCATCTTAACACCCAAGAGTTCAAATCAATAATTCCAATCTCCTCAAACGACTTTATCCCTGTTGAGAAAGCAAGAATTGGATCAGTAGAAAAAAACAGCAACCGATTACTTTTTGGTAGACAACAATCCCATAAAATACCAATGTACGGCATCAGGGATTACGGTCCTTTTGATTTAAGCCCATCATCAAAAATTCATTTCTTCTTCATTATCCATGAAGAAGATAAACCAGTGGCAACTACTATTCATAAATATTTCAATGGCAACCTTAGCGGTTTCAAAGGGCTTTCAAGGTTTATTCATACACCTTATCACCCGGACAAAGAACAGGCAATTGTTTTTAAGGATAGGGAAAACCCATGGCCTGAAATCTATGAAGAAATCACCAACAGAGACTTTGATTCCGATATTCAGTACTTGGCTATTTATATAAGTCCTATTTCCAAGAGTGTTCCGGATAAGTCTCGCAGACTGGTTTATTACAAGCTCAAGGAATTATTAATCAAAAAAGGGGTATCATCTCAGGTAATAGACCCTGACAAAGTGCTTACCAACGACAAGTATCATTTCAGCTTGCCAAACATCGCAATTGCCATTCTCGCAAAGCTCAATGGCACTCCGTGGAGGTTGGACACAAAGCTGAAGAATGAATTGATTGTTGGAGTCGGAGCATTCAAGCACACAGAAGTTGACATCCAATATATCGGCAGTGCTTTCAGTTTCTCCAATACAGGAAAATTTAACCGCTTTGAATGCTTTCAGAAAGACCAAACAAAAGAGTTGGCAGGTTCCATTCTCAGAGCAGTTAAGGATTATGTCAGCGTAAATTCAGAAATCAGTCGCTTAATCATCCACTTCTACAAGGAAATGAATAAAGATGAGGTTGAGCCGATTGAAAAAGGATTGAAGGATTTAAAGCTGAAAATCCCCGTCTTTATCGTAGCAATCAACAAAACAGAATCCTCCGATATTGTTGCCTTCGATATGGGTTGGAAAGATTTGATGCCTGTAAGCGGTACGTTCATCAAATTGAGCTACAATCGATTTTTGCTTTTCAATAATACCAGGTACCCTGATTCGGAATTTAATTCCCATGACGGTTACTCTTTCCCTGTCAAACTGAAAATCAGTTGCTCAAATCCTGAATTGGTGGATGATTACAAAACAGTCAAAGAGCTTATCGATCAAGTGTATCAATTCAGTCGCATGTACTGGAAATCAGTAAGACAACAAAATTTGCCCGTAACAATCAAGTACCCTGAAATGGTGGCAGAAATGCTCCCCTACTTTGAAGGCAACGAGATTCCTGATTACGGAAAAGACAATCTTTGGTTTTTATGA
- a CDS encoding Fur family transcriptional regulator, with the protein MNTSLEEKLRKKSIKPTAMRLLVLQTLMEQNRALSLNEIEVLFENADKSTIFRTLKTFQENYLVHRINDGSGAIKYALCDDDCICSLKDNHIHFLCTKCEKTYCLKDTPIATPTLPNGFKANFANYLIEGICSACA; encoded by the coding sequence ATGAACACCTCACTAGAAGAAAAACTTAGAAAGAAATCCATTAAACCAACGGCCATGCGCCTTTTGGTTTTACAAACCTTAATGGAGCAAAATCGTGCTTTAAGTTTGAATGAAATTGAAGTACTTTTCGAGAATGCTGATAAGTCAACCATATTCAGAACGCTCAAAACATTTCAAGAAAACTACTTGGTACACAGAATCAATGACGGTAGCGGAGCAATCAAGTATGCCCTTTGTGATGATGATTGTATTTGCAGTTTAAAAGATAACCACATCCATTTCCTATGTACTAAATGTGAAAAAACATATTGCCTAAAGGATACCCCTATTGCAACTCCAACTTTACCGAATGGCTTTAAAGCAAACTTTGCCAATTATCTGATTGAAGGCATTTGTTCGGCATGTGCCTAA
- a CDS encoding restriction endonuclease subunit S: MMKYNSYKDSEIGWLGQVPNHWNNHRIDWIGSLVRGNTAFKKDELLEEGEYVALQYGKTYQVDEVNNAFQYYVNGEFFKKNQVVNHGDTILISTSETIEDLGHSCLYNREDLGLIGGEQILFKPNRKLVFGKYLYYYSKRFRTELQKYATGLKVFRFNIDDLKQIFIAIP; the protein is encoded by the coding sequence ATGATGAAGTACAACTCATATAAGGATTCTGAAATTGGTTGGTTGGGTCAAGTTCCAAACCATTGGAACAATCACAGAATTGATTGGATTGGTTCACTGGTCAGAGGCAATACGGCCTTTAAGAAAGATGAACTATTAGAGGAGGGTGAGTATGTTGCCTTACAATATGGTAAAACCTATCAAGTTGATGAAGTAAACAACGCTTTCCAGTACTATGTAAATGGTGAGTTTTTCAAAAAAAATCAGGTTGTAAATCACGGAGATACTATTCTAATTTCAACCTCAGAGACTATTGAAGACTTAGGACATTCTTGCCTTTACAATAGGGAAGATTTGGGGTTGATAGGCGGAGAACAAATATTATTCAAGCCAAACCGCAAACTCGTCTTTGGAAAGTACCTCTATTATTATTCAAAGAGATTCAGAACAGAATTACAAAAGTATGCCACAGGTCTGAAGGTATTTAGATTCAATATTGATGATTTAAAGCAAATCTTTATTGCCATTCCTTAA